The proteins below come from a single Streptomyces spongiicola genomic window:
- a CDS encoding glycosyltransferase, giving the protein MTSHHTPSADGLGYSPGALEDTLGETAGLAEPAAVTVVIPTFNESANIRELLHRLTDSVPARLPCEVVFVDDSFDDTPAVIAEAAQDCPFPVTVIHRDVPDGGLGGAVVEGIKAAGSGWIVVMDADLQHPPSLIPELVATGEKESADLVVASRYLPGGSRAGLAGGYRVAVSRGATWLAKGLFPRALRGISDPMSGFFAIRRSAVAAEALKPLGYKILLELAVRCRPGEAAEVPFAFQDRFAGESKSTAREGLRFLRHLAGLRSASPFARMAAFGLIGLTGFVPNLLALHALVTAGLHYLPAEIIANQAGVLWNFALIELLLFRDRRHHRHWADRVGRFALLANADLVLRIPLIALLVGQFRLAVLPATTLALLTTFVLRFAGTEALVYLPRRGGTARSRTARSRTARSRTGTARSTS; this is encoded by the coding sequence ATGACGAGCCATCACACACCCTCGGCGGACGGGCTGGGGTACAGCCCCGGAGCGCTGGAGGACACGCTCGGCGAGACCGCGGGCCTCGCCGAACCGGCGGCCGTCACCGTCGTGATCCCCACCTTCAACGAGTCCGCGAACATCCGCGAACTGCTGCACCGGCTCACCGACTCGGTGCCGGCGCGCCTCCCCTGCGAGGTGGTGTTCGTCGACGACTCCTTCGACGACACCCCGGCCGTGATCGCCGAGGCCGCGCAGGACTGCCCGTTCCCCGTCACCGTCATCCACCGGGACGTGCCCGACGGCGGGCTCGGCGGCGCGGTGGTGGAGGGCATCAAGGCCGCCGGGTCCGGCTGGATCGTGGTCATGGACGCCGATCTCCAGCATCCGCCGTCCCTGATCCCCGAACTCGTCGCCACCGGCGAGAAGGAGTCCGCCGACCTCGTCGTCGCCAGCCGCTATCTGCCCGGTGGAAGCCGCGCGGGGCTCGCGGGCGGCTACCGGGTGGCCGTCTCCCGGGGGGCGACCTGGCTCGCCAAGGGGCTCTTCCCCCGCGCCCTGCGCGGCATCAGCGACCCCATGAGCGGCTTCTTCGCCATCCGCCGGTCGGCGGTGGCCGCGGAGGCGCTGAAGCCGCTCGGCTACAAGATCCTGCTGGAGCTGGCCGTACGCTGCCGCCCGGGAGAGGCCGCGGAGGTGCCGTTCGCCTTCCAGGACCGGTTCGCCGGCGAGTCGAAGTCGACGGCCAGGGAGGGGCTGCGCTTCCTGCGCCACCTGGCCGGGCTGCGGAGCGCCTCCCCGTTCGCGCGGATGGCCGCCTTCGGGCTCATCGGGCTCACCGGCTTCGTCCCCAACCTGCTGGCGCTGCACGCGCTGGTGACCGCCGGGCTGCACTACCTGCCCGCCGAGATCATCGCCAACCAGGCCGGCGTGCTGTGGAACTTCGCCCTCATCGAACTGCTGCTGTTCCGCGACCGGCGCCACCACCGGCACTGGGCGGACCGGGTGGGCCGCTTCGCGCTGCTCGCCAACGCCGACCTGGTACTGAGAATCCCGCTGATCGCCCTGCTCGTCGGGCAGTTCCGACTGGCCGTGCTGCCCGCCACCACGCTCGCGCTGCTGACGACGT